A window of Colletes latitarsis isolate SP2378_abdomen chromosome 11, iyColLati1, whole genome shotgun sequence genomic DNA:
TGATATAGATTGGAAATTCAGAACAACAGATACGGCGAAAACACTGGAAACGTGTAAGCATATTTGTAATCTTCCAGAATTAGATATAAATGTTTCAAATGACGAGGATGTTGTAGATTATAGAAATAACAAATCAAAACATTACGAAAAACTTCAGCGAGATGTAGACGAATTAGAATATGAAGTACAAAGCCTCTTGAATTCGTTACGATCTCAGAAATCAAGAGCAGAAAATACTtgatatataataaaataattctaaaccaggcctaacgaaCTAGTGAAAAGGTCCAATTGTGGTTCACGCCAATTCGCCAATTCGTCAGGCCTGTTTTAAATAACAAAATCAAAACTTTTAGATTTAATGTGAAAAGCATTGAAATACAATAATATTTAAAGTGGAATCAAGTATTAATGAATAAACATTCTTAACTTGtagaaatttattataaaatttgtatacaatatctacaatttattaatataataaatcatttttgtataaaagattaaaaatattaatttactttGTTTCTGTATAAACAATGATGATATTATGCAGCTTATGCTGTTTACGTTCTTAAATTTACAATTGTCCCATTAATATTGCTTTAAAGTAGACATTAATCATATTGAACGAATGAATGAACAGGGACATTAAGTTTTTCTCTTGCTTTTAATGCATTTAATTCAATTACTACTAAACATTCAATCACTTCAGCTCCAGTTGATTTTATTAATTCTACTGCAGCAGCCATAGAACCTATATTTGTACAGTTAAAACATATGTCACAAAACTAACTTCTTTCATAAAACTGGGAAAACTTCCGATATTACTTTTATCTTACCTCCTGTTGCTAGTAAATCATCTACAATAAGCACTCGTGAGTCTTTTTTTATGCAATCAGTTTGTATTTcaaatatttcctatttaaagaaatttttttaagtAATAACAAAAACGATATTAACAGTGGaatgttataaattataattctaACCTGTCCATATTCAAGAGTAAAATCTTTTTGTGTAACTTTTCCTGGAAGTTTTCCTTTTTTCCTAATAGGTACAAAAGGTTTCCCCAATTCTATACAGATCATAGGTCCAAGGAGGAAACCTCTTGAATCAAGACCTACAACCAAATCTACTTCGAGAAATAAAGTATGCTCTACTATTAAATCTTTCATTGCACGCAATGCTACTATGTTATGGAATACGCTGAATATATCTCTGAAAATAAGTGATTCTTGAAACGTAATAATTCAACTCCAATATCTATTTTtccttaatttttaaaaatgaccTTGGAAATGTTTTGAGGTTAATCATCCACAATCAAAGTAATCAATGTAATATAAATTTGACATAATACTCACCGAAATACAACACCAGGTATAGGAAAATCAGGATAACTTTTAATTGTATTCCgcaacaaattaattttttcgtttTTATCCATTTTGAATAATTGAAAATCTCGAATACCGATGGTTGTACTAcggttgaaaataaaaataataaattaatttcaatattatagTGCACTATATTGCAATTATTAAGCAGGTAAATATATACATTCACACCGTTAGAATGCAAAAATGGtaaaaatatgtgaaatttgTGTAAATATCGAAGTTTTGATTCCAAAAAACAGGTGTTAGTAAGTACACATGTATACTTAGGTACATACAGTATGACCAAATTTGATATAATTGAGCAGTAGGACGTGTGACATTATCAGATCAGGCTACGCTGAAGCAGATAAAAGTTTATTGGAGTTATAATACTAATCCTGTTATCGTACTCATATTTTTTTGATGATATAATTGCTTGGTGCATAATTGCACATTTACTACGTAAGCTCGGTGCTTCGCGCAACTTCGagaaatcgagaaagaaggtGAGTGTGAGCTTTCCCTTCTTGCTCTTATAACAGCTGAAATTCGACTTCCGAAAGTTAATGTATTCACACATTATACATTtgcatgattaacattaaagtaTCTATCGATCGATTTGCTTATGAATCGCATTATCGATCGAGAATTTAATCTTCGTGAAATGTCGAAGATCGATGCTTTGCATAGCAACAAATCGCGATTTCTATCTAGGGTAACCTCGACCGCACGGTATCAACAAAATTATTCGAGATACAGGATTTAATTTAGGATGATCAAATAGATTGCGATTGTGTGTAAATATATTTACGCGCTAGATATTCTAACTTTGCAAGCGATTATCATTatcaataaaatttgttcgttttGTTAGAAGAACAGAAATTCTTCGATCGATAATCGAACAGAAACGTTTGTCGACTCACGTTCGCACTCTATGCGTAAGAAATGTGACTTTGTGAATCAAATTTAAGAATCTTGTCGTCTGCTACTACAAATCGACAAAAGTgtgagttatatttaatttatactttATGTCGTCATCTATCAATATGATTATAAAGTTAAGGTATTTATGTTGTTTCTACTTGAGACATTCTTAATTCCGTGACTTAACGAAgtttcgaaaacaaggtttaattttcCTTTCCGAAATACAAGCTTCGGGAGACAGCGgagcttccccccccccccccccccccccctattcGCGAGCGTTACTGGGTACAGCGGATCGTCATTTGTACTTTGAAAGTTAACGTAGTAAGACGTGTCACGACGTGCCGGCGTTTCGCCACCAACGAGGTCCGTATTTCTAACCTGTTGATATTTCATCATTACTACTCTCGTTTACTTGCTatcgatactttcgcataatattaatacatttttaattataaattcaatCGACATCGTAACAGATATTGAATCGGTTTCGTACTTTTTCTCTATCTGAATTCAATTACGATTTCCTGCAATATAATTTGGATTTAATCATTACTCAATTATGATAATCGTTCATATATTTTaatgcatttttattttatttctgttacagtctcTTATTGGAATTCGAAATTAACGGATTTCTTTTCGAAATATGAGCTTTGTCAGGCAGCGCCCCCTCCCCCCCAATTTGCAAGCGTTGCTAGGTACAGCGATAGGGTCGTCATTGGTGCTGTAAAAACTAAAGTAGTAGGACGTGTTCAGACATGTCTGGACTTGTCTTCGTTTCGCTATTAACAAggtacgtatttctaacctgttGATATTTTATCACTATAACTAGGCGCATTTACTTTCTATCGGTGCTTTCGCCtactattaatatatttttgatcATAAATTCAATCAATATCGTGACAAATATTTAATCGGTGCCGTACTTTTTCTCCGACATTCGGTCGGTGTTAATTAGTAACATGTCTATCTGAATTCAATTACGATTTCTTGCAATATAATTTGGATTTAATCATTACTCAATTATGATAATCGTTCATGTACTTTAatgcatttttatttcgtttctgttacaGTTTCTTCCTGGGATACAAAATCAAGGAACGTTATATTGGCGCGTAAACGACGCCATGTTAGATAAACGACTCGAAGAAATTTCAAACGGAATATTGGTAACCTTTCAATTATTAcaagtaaaatttatatttatatatttttgtttatttattgaGTTCTTTTAAGTTGCAAGCatgatataaaattttataatcgatcagtgttaagataaaacataaaaatggttaacgaattttttatttacttcgaTATAATATTAAAGCATTTTCAATTTTGTGATACTTTGAAATGGCGTCTGTAGATATTAACAGTAAATTGCAATGGTTTGtatttaactgtattctgaTCATGATTGCACATTTCTGAGTATTATtcatttagttgattgtttatttttctttataaattGTTGTAATTGCAATTTGCATACATATTTCGATGCAAATTTAAGAAAACGTAGAAACTACGTAGTTGGAATATGCTATTCGAGCATAACTAATTAACGAATtttaaattttgcaaatttcggaatatttataaaaagtaCGTGATATTCCAACATCCGATTAAATGAACATAATCATGCTTACAACTCTAACTGTGAAAATTGgtgatttaatatttataaattgaataattacttTAGAGTAATTATTTccttgaataatattttatcgggAATATTTCGTTGTTTGAAAATATTTCGCCTTCGTAGCGTTGATCTTTTACGGTCGGTTATAGTGAGTAGTATTTCTATTGACGAATaaggaaaagaaagaaaaccagtaggaaaagcacacgtgtgtttattgtatttcttctctcctgtccctttctttccagctttttttccaggaaatttgttggccgcgcgcaatgcggccggtagcTTCAGTGCTTGTGCGTAGCAACAGTTTATTTCTCGGGGCAAAGTGACCCCGAGTAGAGCGAGAATAGAAGCAGTgtttcttacgcagttttaaattacttccagagcatcgtggctcttgtTTTCTGAATCGTGAGAATAGAATCATTTGTTCGTCGATTTCGatcttcggtcgcggtaatgtaatttaatatctaatgattgttttttttaatttgaagttAAAACTTTTCGTTATCGGGGTTAGAGttagtgcatcactgaagatgACTAATTGGGCGGTGCTCCTCGAGCGaacaatgtaagtataaatttatactttcaaatttttaattaaaaatctctacaGTTTTAACAATAGATTCAAATTGTTACAGTCTCTGAACCTGATCCTGGAAACCAGCAAAAGTATCCAGAGGACTATCGGGCGGTGGACCACGAACGAACAATGTaagataaatttatactttcaaatttttaattaaaaatctctataattttaacagtagattctaattgttttcttgtatTCTTCCGATAGTCTCTGGACTTCATCCTCGAAATCAGCAGGACCATGCTGACTTCGCTGATGACTTCAAGTGATCAACATCGTCATCCGAGTATTTACACTCTACGATTGAGTGAGTCGCATGACATTtctgttcctctggtccccaatcatgttgtaggatgaaagatcctaATCAACACggatgaccagttgtatacttagtatttttgACGAGTTTAGTGACAGCGGGTATTTTTCATACCCGCGAGTAGTAACATCtattgatatatttttttagtgcaggctagggtcttcttgcactcgcgtttttTAACGTAACAAATAAATGTTTCTCAATgtgataatataatttttataaaatatgtaaaatattttcattaactttacataaattatatgATTAAGTAGAATAtaaattgatataatgtgaaaacATTATATTAATCATATGACCGAGTAGAATATGAATGCCAATTAATATAGATACAATatcattatacaataatttttacattaattgATCGTTTACTTAATTAATACATCATATGATGTATTTCATGTGCAAGAAGACGTTTCGCGATTGATCAATTTTCAAGTCTAAGTAACATGCATATTAGTTTCATCTTTTAAAAACTTTACTTTGATGATAGAATCGACCAaggataattgaatattttgagtaataattaataaattcatttCAATAATGTACTTCAATtttaaaagtaaattattttatcatgaaGTTTTAAGTAAAATCtttcattttaatattaaatttcaatcatgaaataataaatatttttcaatattaacatATTTTATTGTTGATATATTAGATATAAAAAGGTCGAGTCATTTTtactaaaaattatataaataccgTTTAGCACCATTTACTTAATTAATcacttttctagtcaggattttcaggataaTCATTCCGTGCTCGTTGCCTAAGTtcatgcacatgcccaggtgctatttgcatgagcgaatgcaacggggcacgatgatttagtttgtaaaatttctaataaatcaTATGTGTGCGGCTGATACTGGGCTAATGATTCGTGCACGACGTAAtctccacatgtgtgtgtttgtggttaggctgtggaattaCGTCGATTAAACAATTCGATTTAATTCGTTACATTTCTATAAATTGCAATATTGAACTTCTATTTACCAATTTATCAAATAAATTATTGATATTATTGTTTAGATATTCATTTTAATACACGATGATTGTAGTAGTTCATACTACAATAAAGTAACAAGTACAACATAATTGATTAGAgactttattttatattaaataatacaaaGATTTTATATTACATTAAAATATTATCTATAATATAAATACGCAATGGTCACTAGTCCGTGTCAGCTGATTTCAGAAATTGGTACGTatcttagagtgtgaatgtttgcaatgttcgggtgtcggaggaaccccggggagtcctctctagtttaggtcgcgcccggacattaagAATGAGAatcgtggagtgtttgtttgcgagaatgagttttgcaattttttaaatatagggttaggtaggtaggtagcttttttctggtgtgtgtgtgctagatctaagtaggtagggtcagagcaggactgtccacattagtcattcgggtaggcgcgttttcgcgtggcagttctgttcctgtagttacgattttgagagtagaaatcttgctaattcaaacggtgtatgctgtttgttttggctttattttcgactcctcgaatcgcgcgactcttaaaTCGCTCTCACGCGCTCGCGGTCGTGATTAGGTCCCTTACGAAACGTtcgtcccgctcgagattcATCGCGTATGCTCTTtcaacaattcgtatattgttggaagactatgtattgcacaaaatctcgagccaagtcttaagtaagtttcaggcttcggcaggaccgccgaagaaagaaaaggctctcaATGAGCTGAAGAAGCCCTGacaaattgtttcaagagtgggctacaacaaatggctgttcatcttcatcttcggatgaggatggaaagtcattcctgttactactttgtcacttaactcgtctgtagttgtagttagtttattttctggctggctcacgtatgcatgtactttgtattgcatgattgcaccatacatgccagccatccctcccctgtattctgttggttggctcacgtatgcaagtactttgtacatgattgcaccatacatgccagctaTCAGGGCAATTCGCGGTTTTGATatacatagagttgcgaatatgcaataatcgcgtttgcttttagtgttgcgaattactatttttcgcgttttcttttcagggtagtgttgcgacttgacacgatacgcgattggttttatgcaaacttagttactgaatgtttgctttaaaaatagcgttgcgaatgatCAGTAAACGCGATTacttgtagagttgcgaattactattttttgcgtttgcttttcagggtagtgttgcgaataattaccattcgcgattgtttttttacttttttatacatacagggtgttcggccaccgctgggaaaaattttaatggggaattctagaggtaaaaataagacgaaaatcaagaatactaatttagtgatggaggcttcgttaacaattaaattcaaaaatctcaaatcgttctggaaaaattattttcgtttgcgggggtcaattacaatcatttttgatgaatagacatacccccgaaatcttgcgcattttcgagaaaaaaattagagtaagtgctgaaaattttgggtgcaaaaaaagactttcgaatcgtcttggaaaaattatttttagttgcaggggtcaattgcaagcatttttggtcaacagacatacccccaaaatcctactcagtttcgagaaaaaaattccttatcgaaaatataatttctggccagaaatgtttgtccgaattttcatgcgaatctttaaaacgtcataacttctgaacagattgggcgattttaacgtttaaaaaagcaaactacgcatatttcgatggagaatatgtacaaatcgcaaaaatattcgaaaagttggtccttgatccccgtaaaatgagaaaaacctcataaaaatggtccaattttcaaacagccataactcctacaattgtgaatatatttcaatgaaacttttttctgaaacagagctcatgggtacctacaaaaaagtattagacaacttttctgtagggcgtcaaataaaattatcaaaaatgaaaaaggaatttttaagaaaaatcaacggggggtaggtgcttaaatttttcggcgaaaaaaaaaaatttcaaatcgttttagaaaaattattttcgattgcgggggtcaattacaatcatttttggtgaatagacatactcccgaaatcctgcgcattttcgagaaaaaaattcagtacgggcggaactttaaacgttaataactttttaacgaagtctccattaacaaattagtattcttgattttcgtcttattttgacctctagaatcccccattaaaacttttcccaggggtggctgaacaccctgtataatggatatcaaccgcgtttggaattttcatattataaattagcgttgcgatcttgatttATCATACTTTTATTTAGCGTTGCGATATTTTCAATGCCCAAATTCGATCCTAACTGTAGTAATagtagtagttagtttattttgcgGTCAGTACATGTGTATTTACATGTACTATTAGCCCctgattaaagttagagttgcgaataataatacaatgttcgcgtttgctcgtagggttgcgaataaatatttatcgcgttgatatGCCAGTGTTGCGAATAAACACGATTCGCGATTGTTTTATACAAATTTAGGAACCGGAGTTTGCTTttaaaatagcgttgcgaatgatTGGTAAACGTGACTGCTTTTAGAGTTGCgagttactatttttcgcgtttgcttttcaggatagtgttgcgaataatcatcATTCGCGGTTGTttttattgttataaatcgcgtttggaatttttatattataaattagcgttgcgattttgATTTATCGCGTTATTTGCCCCTTAGTGTTGCGACATTTAAAATATCTAACTTCATCCCAACATGTGCCACTCTGCTGTAGTTAATAGTAGTTTGCAGTAGTTAGTTTAGTTCCTGCATGTGTATTTGCATCAACTACGAACGCCGCCAGTACCTGCTTCAGCATTTTTGGGCAAAAAgcgatttgcattagcgttgcgagacataaatataatatttccattaaagacagagttgcgaaaaatatgcaataattgcgtttgcttgtagagttgcgaattactatttttcgcgtttctttttcagggtagtgttgcgaattccatacgcgattgctgttattgttatttaaaaataacgttGCGAATGCAGtgatcggtttgctcttagcgttgcgaattactatttttcgcgtttgctttccagggtagtgttgcgaataatcaccattcgcgattgcttttatcATTAGAAATCgcgtttgtaatttttatattataaattagcgttgcgatcttgatttatcgcggttttattaattaatgttACGATCTAATGCCCAAAATCTGATACTGGCCACTGCTTCAGGATCATCATGAAGAAGCTGCGATTTTACAAAGCCTCGAATGGCTCAACttctttattaaaattagtgttgcgtattatttaatatgggtgcacgcgatttGATTAATAAAACGACCCTGTGtggtttgttttacgaataataAGCACCCCTCGCgacttttgtattttttataaattaagcGTTGCGGAAGAAAGAATGGTCCACTCACGTGCTGTTGTTTGAATTTATGAGTGGGCGTTTATTCTAATTATCTGAAATATATCTTCTTCATATATTTGTCAATGGAAATACTGCTTGAAAGTACTGTTGTATACAGCCCAAATGTTTCATTGATCATAACGtgttaaaatttgtaattttaattcaatttcgatTACGTACTATTTATGTTTCTAAATTTTGTAATATCAACTTTTGCTCGTGGAAGGTCTagttcaaatattaattttataatatcaGTTTTACTATGATCGATGAACATGAGTC
This region includes:
- the Aprt gene encoding adenine phosphoribosyltransferase isoform X3, producing MDKNEKINLLRNTIKSYPDFPIPGVVFRDIFSVFHNIVALRAMKDLIVEHTLFLEVDLVVGLDSRGFLLGPMICIELGKPFVPIRKKGKLPGKVTQKDFTLEYGQEIFEIQTDCIKKDSRVLIVDDLLATGGSMAAAVELIKSTGAEVIECLVVIELNALKAREKLNVPVHSFVQYD
- the Aprt gene encoding adenine phosphoribosyltransferase isoform X2; translated protein: MIQPSVFEIFNYSKWIKTKKLICCGIQLKVILIFLYLVLYFESLIFRDIFSVFHNIVALRAMKDLIVEHTLFLEVDLVVGLDSRGFLLGPMICIELGKPFVPIRKKGKLPGKVTQKDFTLEYGQEIFEIQTDCIKKDSRVLIVDDLLATGGSMAAAVELIKSTGAEVIECLVVIELNALKAREKLNVPVHSFVQYD
- the Aprt gene encoding adenine phosphoribosyltransferase isoform X1; amino-acid sequence: MHQAIISSKKYDTTIGIRDFQLFKMDKNEKINLLRNTIKSYPDFPIPGVVFRDIFSVFHNIVALRAMKDLIVEHTLFLEVDLVVGLDSRGFLLGPMICIELGKPFVPIRKKGKLPGKVTQKDFTLEYGQEIFEIQTDCIKKDSRVLIVDDLLATGGSMAAAVELIKSTGAEVIECLVVIELNALKAREKLNVPVHSFVQYD